From Agelaius phoeniceus isolate bAgePho1 chromosome 19, bAgePho1.hap1, whole genome shotgun sequence, a single genomic window includes:
- the LOC129128121 gene encoding TBC1 domain family member 24-like isoform X2: protein MPEAQGPARIPRDVLGRPPKELKRLAREGCWAGSHAGRARLYPRLIQRVSCRLVTPDALVYRDVAGRLFGKRSVSSHPLPEFLEGCPVPTYCLSPHGVAALKKILICVGALFPDITHSPLLPALAALLLHYSEDEAQCFESLSRLIASNAPHAAYIDQSFLAHQASCMTFGDLASKHCPAAHKLIAGAADNVLEVYSEWLSWLFPGLPLAYAVRVLDVFLLEGQKVLYRIALALLKQFRLSAAPAGPQGSDVKAELQAFVRNIAQHVTVDKLLERAFGIRLFSRKEIWLLHMANRKALVERGITVVQRRPSFHLAVDMQKFSSSTVTAQEMRLVWSWLPERFSLFPPLLLFSTCQDGCSLQRFYTCCEGYEPTVLLIKTTEGEVCGAFLSSDWAERKKSGATSGFFGTGECFVFTVRPEAERYEWVLIQRPELAKAPPGSSRDSPSPKHLAVPSAQGRGRLSPFLAIRHFLLPSKTASMFMAGSRDGIVIGGGGGQALSLDASLLRGHTERCETFDNPPLCRENFQVQLLEVWGFQSA, encoded by the exons ATGCCGGAGGCGCAGGGGCCGGCGCGGATCCCGCGGGACGTGCTGGGCCGGCCCCCGAAGGAGCTGAAGCGGCTGGCGAGGGAAGGCTGCTGGGCCGGGAGCCAcgcgggccgggcccggctcTACCCCCGCCTCATCCAGCGCGTCTCCTGCCGCCTCGTCACCCCCGACGCGCTCGTGTACCGGGACGTGGCCGGCCGGCTCTTCGGGAAGCGCAGCGTGAGCTCGCACCCGCTGCCCGAGTTCCTGgagggctgccccgtgcccacCTACTGCCTCAGCCCGCACGGCGTCGCGGCCCTGAAGAAGATCCTCATCTGCGTGGGCGCCCTGTTCCCCGACATCACGCACAGCCCGCTGCTGCCGGCGCTGGcggcgctgctgctgcactACAGCGAGGACGAGGCCCAGTGCTTCGAGAGCCTCTCGCGCCTCATCGCCAGCAACGCTCCCCACGCCGCCTACATCGACCAGTCCTTCCTGGCCCACCAGGCCTCCTGCATGACCTTCGGGGACCTGGCCAGCAAGCACTGCCCCGCGGCTCACAAGCTCATCGCCGGCGCCGCCGACAACGTGCTCGAGGTCTACTCGGAGTGGCTCTCGTGGCTCTTCCCCGGGCTGCCCTTGGCCTACGCCGTGCGCGTGCTGGACGTGTTCCTGCTGGAGGGCCAGAAGGTCCTGTACCGCATcgccctggccctgctgaagCAGTTCAGGCTCTCGGCGGCCCCggccgggccccagggctccgACGTCAAGGCCGAGCTGCAGGCTTTCGTCAGGAACATCGCCCAGCACGTCACCGTGGACAAACTCCTGGAGAGAGCCTTCGGCATCCGCCTCTTCTCCCGCAAGGAGATCTGGCTGCTGCACATGGCCAACAGGAAGGCCTTGGTGGAGAGGGGCATCACCGTGGTGCAGAGGAG GCCGTCCTTCCACCTGGCCGTGGACATGCAGAAGTTCAGCTCCAGCACGGTCACGGCACAGGAGATGCGCCTCGTCTGGTCCTGGCTCCCCGAGCGCTTCTCGCTCTTCCCCCCGCTGCTGCTCTTCTCCACCTGCCAGGACggctgcagcctgcagag GTTCTACACGTGCTGTGAAGGCTACGAACCCACGGTGCTGCTCATCAAAACCACCGAGGGGGAG GTGTGTGGGGCCTTTCTCTCCTCGGACTGGGCCGAAAGGAAGAAGAGCGGAGCCACATCGGGCTTTTTTGGGACCGGGGAGTGCTTCGTGTTCACT GTGCGCCCCGAGGCAGAGAGGTACGAGTGGGTGCTCATCCAGAGGCCGGAGCTGGCCAAG GCCCcgcccggctcctcccgggacagccccagccccaagcACCTGGCCGTGCCCTCGGCGCAGGGCAGAGGCCGCCTGTCCCCGTTCCTggccatcaggcacttcctgctgcccTCCAAAACCGCCTCCATGTTCATGGCCGGCTCCCGGGACGGCATCGTCATCG GCGGAGGGGGAGGCCAAGCGCTGTCCCTGGACGCCAGCCTGCTGCGGGGACACACGGAGCGCTGCGAGACCTTCGACAACCCCCCGCTCTGCCGGGAGAACTTccaggtgcagctcctggaggtgTGGGGCTTCCAAAGCGCCTag
- the LOC129128121 gene encoding TBC1 domain family member 24-like isoform X1 — translation MPEAQGPARIPRDVLGRPPKELKRLAREGCWAGSHAGRARLYPRLIQRVSCRLVTPDALVYRDVAGRLFGKRSVSSHPLPEFLEGCPVPTYCLSPHGVAALKKILICVGALFPDITHSPLLPALAALLLHYSEDEAQCFESLSRLIASNAPHAAYIDQSFLAHQASCMTFGDLASKHCPAAHKLIAGAADNVLEVYSEWLSWLFPGLPLAYAVRVLDVFLLEGQKVLYRIALALLKQFRLSAAPAGPQGSDVKAELQAFVRNIAQHVTVDKLLERAFGIRLFSRKEIWLLHMANRKALVERGITVVQRSTGPQPVLMSVPPRPSFHLAVDMQKFSSSTVTAQEMRLVWSWLPERFSLFPPLLLFSTCQDGCSLQRFYTCCEGYEPTVLLIKTTEGEVCGAFLSSDWAERKKSGATSGFFGTGECFVFTVRPEAERYEWVLIQRPELAKAPPGSSRDSPSPKHLAVPSAQGRGRLSPFLAIRHFLLPSKTASMFMAGSRDGIVIGGGGGQALSLDASLLRGHTERCETFDNPPLCRENFQVQLLEVWGFQSA, via the exons ATGCCGGAGGCGCAGGGGCCGGCGCGGATCCCGCGGGACGTGCTGGGCCGGCCCCCGAAGGAGCTGAAGCGGCTGGCGAGGGAAGGCTGCTGGGCCGGGAGCCAcgcgggccgggcccggctcTACCCCCGCCTCATCCAGCGCGTCTCCTGCCGCCTCGTCACCCCCGACGCGCTCGTGTACCGGGACGTGGCCGGCCGGCTCTTCGGGAAGCGCAGCGTGAGCTCGCACCCGCTGCCCGAGTTCCTGgagggctgccccgtgcccacCTACTGCCTCAGCCCGCACGGCGTCGCGGCCCTGAAGAAGATCCTCATCTGCGTGGGCGCCCTGTTCCCCGACATCACGCACAGCCCGCTGCTGCCGGCGCTGGcggcgctgctgctgcactACAGCGAGGACGAGGCCCAGTGCTTCGAGAGCCTCTCGCGCCTCATCGCCAGCAACGCTCCCCACGCCGCCTACATCGACCAGTCCTTCCTGGCCCACCAGGCCTCCTGCATGACCTTCGGGGACCTGGCCAGCAAGCACTGCCCCGCGGCTCACAAGCTCATCGCCGGCGCCGCCGACAACGTGCTCGAGGTCTACTCGGAGTGGCTCTCGTGGCTCTTCCCCGGGCTGCCCTTGGCCTACGCCGTGCGCGTGCTGGACGTGTTCCTGCTGGAGGGCCAGAAGGTCCTGTACCGCATcgccctggccctgctgaagCAGTTCAGGCTCTCGGCGGCCCCggccgggccccagggctccgACGTCAAGGCCGAGCTGCAGGCTTTCGTCAGGAACATCGCCCAGCACGTCACCGTGGACAAACTCCTGGAGAGAGCCTTCGGCATCCGCCTCTTCTCCCGCAAGGAGATCTGGCTGCTGCACATGGCCAACAGGAAGGCCTTGGTGGAGAGGGGCATCACCGTGGTGCAGAGGAG CACAGGGCCCCAGCCCGTCCTGATGTCTGTCCCCCCCAGGCCGTCCTTCCACCTGGCCGTGGACATGCAGAAGTTCAGCTCCAGCACGGTCACGGCACAGGAGATGCGCCTCGTCTGGTCCTGGCTCCCCGAGCGCTTCTCGCTCTTCCCCCCGCTGCTGCTCTTCTCCACCTGCCAGGACggctgcagcctgcagag GTTCTACACGTGCTGTGAAGGCTACGAACCCACGGTGCTGCTCATCAAAACCACCGAGGGGGAG GTGTGTGGGGCCTTTCTCTCCTCGGACTGGGCCGAAAGGAAGAAGAGCGGAGCCACATCGGGCTTTTTTGGGACCGGGGAGTGCTTCGTGTTCACT GTGCGCCCCGAGGCAGAGAGGTACGAGTGGGTGCTCATCCAGAGGCCGGAGCTGGCCAAG GCCCcgcccggctcctcccgggacagccccagccccaagcACCTGGCCGTGCCCTCGGCGCAGGGCAGAGGCCGCCTGTCCCCGTTCCTggccatcaggcacttcctgctgcccTCCAAAACCGCCTCCATGTTCATGGCCGGCTCCCGGGACGGCATCGTCATCG GCGGAGGGGGAGGCCAAGCGCTGTCCCTGGACGCCAGCCTGCTGCGGGGACACACGGAGCGCTGCGAGACCTTCGACAACCCCCCGCTCTGCCGGGAGAACTTccaggtgcagctcctggaggtgTGGGGCTTCCAAAGCGCCTag